One window from the genome of Roseomonas haemaphysalidis encodes:
- a CDS encoding ABC transporter substrate-binding protein: MSEFTRRAALRGAAGLLAAPALAGAARAQSGFDWKRFKGERVEVSLVANPRSTLLFQYHKEFEELTGIKVGAEQIPEQQHRQKFAIEFSSGKPSFDVINISLHVNKLQVGRAKWCTDLRPLIADASITAPDLDMADFSPASIAYATQADGRLDTLPLDVDHFILYWNKEMLAAKNVAVPQTFDELYTAAKALTDPAKQQYGFVGRGLRNANMTLWSSFLLGTPQRDMIDGNRKLITDTPDAIAATQQYARIMRDCAPPGVNAFNWNECQTTFMQGRAAFWIDGVGYAAPLEDPKRSRVAGKLGYAVVPAGSAHRHSAFFCTGLGISEASTRKGPAWLYIQWVLNKQNQARMLATGAGAPTRLSPFSGEAASSGGTFPREYFTTLVESIRIARPGLPEILPVTEFRDTIGTALVNCLGGADAAGELKKATDAFRPVLEQSERAT, translated from the coding sequence ATGTCCGAGTTCACCCGCCGCGCGGCGCTGCGGGGCGCGGCCGGCCTGCTGGCGGCGCCCGCCCTGGCCGGCGCCGCCCGCGCGCAATCAGGCTTCGACTGGAAGCGCTTCAAGGGCGAGCGGGTGGAGGTCAGCCTGGTGGCCAACCCGCGCTCCACCCTGCTGTTCCAGTACCACAAGGAGTTCGAGGAGCTGACCGGCATCAAGGTCGGCGCCGAGCAGATCCCGGAACAGCAGCACCGGCAGAAATTCGCCATCGAGTTCTCCAGCGGCAAGCCGTCCTTCGACGTCATCAACATCAGCCTGCACGTCAACAAGCTGCAGGTCGGGCGCGCCAAATGGTGCACCGATCTGCGGCCGCTGATCGCCGATGCCTCGATCACCGCGCCCGACCTGGACATGGCCGATTTCAGCCCGGCCTCGATCGCCTATGCCACCCAGGCGGACGGGCGGCTGGACACGCTGCCGCTCGATGTCGACCACTTCATCCTCTACTGGAACAAGGAGATGCTGGCGGCGAAGAATGTCGCGGTGCCGCAGACCTTTGACGAGCTGTACACCGCCGCCAAGGCGCTGACCGACCCGGCCAAGCAGCAATACGGCTTTGTCGGCCGTGGCCTGCGCAATGCCAACATGACGCTGTGGTCGTCCTTTCTGCTCGGCACGCCGCAGCGGGACATGATCGACGGCAACCGCAAGCTGATCACCGACACGCCGGACGCCATCGCCGCCACGCAGCAATACGCGCGCATCATGCGCGACTGCGCGCCGCCGGGCGTGAATGCCTTCAACTGGAACGAGTGCCAGACCACCTTCATGCAAGGCCGCGCCGCCTTCTGGATCGACGGCGTGGGCTATGCCGCGCCGCTGGAAGACCCGAAGCGGAGCCGTGTCGCCGGCAAGCTGGGCTACGCGGTGGTGCCGGCCGGCAGCGCGCACCGGCATTCCGCGTTCTTTTGCACCGGCCTCGGAATTTCCGAGGCCTCCACCCGCAAGGGGCCAGCCTGGCTGTACATCCAGTGGGTGCTGAACAAGCAGAACCAGGCGCGCATGCTGGCCACCGGCGCCGGCGCGCCGACCCGCCTTTCGCCGTTCAGCGGCGAGGCGGCGTCCAGCGGCGGCACCTTTCCGCGCGAATACTTCACGACGCTGGTGGAAAGCATCCGCATCGCGCGGCCCGGCCTGCCGGAGATCCTGCCGGTGACGGAATTCCGCGACACGATCGGGACCGCGCTGGTCAACTGCCTGGGCGGTGCCGACGCGGCTGGCGAGCTGAAGAAGGCGACGGACGCCTTCCGTCCCGTTCTCGAACAGTCGGAAAGGGCCACGTGA
- a CDS encoding carbohydrate ABC transporter permease: MSANTATLAPAGTAAAPRRRNYARKYWMFVVPAGVVVFGVILFPWLFTLFMSTHDWKIGGGHAFVGLDNYRKLFTDERFLWSILRTLYFTAMAVFFPMVLGVAAALVFNRKFPLRGLARTIFILPMMATPVAVALVWTMMFHPQLGVLNWLLSQFGIPPSMWVYDARTVIPTLVMVEVWHWTPLVMLITLGGLASLPQDPYEAAKIDGASPLQSFWHITLPLLAPFIVVALIIRTIDALKAFDTIYVITQGGPGTSSETINIFLYLQGFAYYNMGYASAVVVVFFSMIVGLASLLLWTRKRVKA; encoded by the coding sequence ATGTCGGCCAATACCGCGACCCTGGCACCCGCCGGCACCGCCGCCGCGCCGCGCCGCCGCAACTATGCCCGGAAATACTGGATGTTCGTCGTTCCCGCCGGGGTGGTGGTGTTCGGCGTGATCCTGTTTCCCTGGCTGTTCACCCTGTTCATGTCCACGCATGACTGGAAGATCGGCGGCGGCCACGCGTTCGTCGGCCTCGACAACTATCGCAAGCTGTTCACCGACGAGCGCTTCCTGTGGTCCATCCTGCGCACGCTGTACTTCACCGCCATGGCGGTGTTCTTTCCCATGGTGCTGGGCGTCGCCGCGGCGCTGGTGTTCAACCGAAAGTTCCCGCTGCGGGGGTTGGCCCGCACCATCTTCATCCTGCCGATGATGGCGACGCCCGTGGCCGTGGCCCTGGTCTGGACCATGATGTTCCACCCGCAGCTCGGCGTGCTGAACTGGCTCCTGTCGCAGTTCGGCATTCCGCCCAGCATGTGGGTCTATGATGCCCGCACCGTCATCCCGACGCTGGTGATGGTGGAGGTCTGGCACTGGACGCCGCTGGTGATGCTGATCACGCTGGGCGGCCTCGCCTCCCTGCCGCAGGACCCCTACGAAGCCGCCAAGATCGACGGCGCCAGTCCGCTGCAATCCTTCTGGCACATCACCCTGCCGCTGCTCGCGCCCTTCATCGTCGTGGCGCTGATCATCCGCACCATCGACGCGCTGAAGGCCTTCGACACCATCTACGTGATCACCCAGGGCGGGCCGGGCACCAGCTCCGAGACCATCAATATCTTCCTGTATCTGCAGGGCTTCGCCTACTACAACATGGGCTACGCCAGCGCCGTGGTGGTGGTGTTCTTTTCCATGATCGTGGGCCTCGCCTCCCTGCTGCTGTGGACGCGCAAGAGGGTCAAGGCATGA
- a CDS encoding carbohydrate ABC transporter permease, producing MKKLLEKLGFGVAVLFLVSPAIMVFLWMLSLSLKTELDNTAFPPVFIPDPPVWDNFMSVFENNNFLLYTWNSIVVSFSATALAIVIGVPAGYGIAKMQANKAAMLILIARITPGLSYLIPLFLLFQWLGLTGTLLPIVITHLVITVPIVVWVMIGFFEGLPGELEEAALVDGATIWQAFRHVAFPLAMPGITVATILSFIFSWNNFIFAMVLAGRETRTLPVAVNNMLTFEQISWGPLAAAALMVTLPVLLLTLAAQKQIIAGLTAGGVKGG from the coding sequence ATGAAGAAGCTGCTGGAGAAGCTCGGCTTCGGCGTGGCGGTGCTGTTCCTGGTGTCGCCGGCGATCATGGTGTTCCTGTGGATGCTGTCGCTGTCGCTCAAGACCGAGCTGGACAACACCGCCTTTCCGCCCGTCTTCATCCCCGACCCGCCGGTCTGGGACAACTTCATGAGCGTGTTCGAGAACAACAACTTCCTGCTGTATACTTGGAACTCCATCGTCGTGTCCTTCAGCGCCACGGCGCTGGCCATCGTCATCGGCGTGCCGGCGGGCTACGGCATCGCCAAGATGCAGGCCAACAAGGCGGCGATGCTGATCCTGATCGCGCGCATCACGCCGGGCCTGTCCTACCTCATCCCGCTGTTCCTCCTGTTCCAGTGGCTGGGGCTGACCGGCACGCTGCTGCCCATCGTCATCACCCACCTCGTCATCACCGTGCCCATCGTGGTCTGGGTGATGATCGGCTTCTTCGAGGGGTTGCCGGGCGAGCTGGAGGAAGCGGCCCTGGTGGACGGCGCCACCATCTGGCAGGCCTTCCGCCACGTCGCCTTTCCGCTGGCCATGCCGGGCATCACGGTGGCGACCATCCTGTCCTTCATCTTCTCCTGGAACAATTTCATCTTCGCCATGGTGCTGGCGGGGCGTGAGACGCGTACCCTGCCGGTGGCCGTCAACAACATGCTGACTTTCGAGCAGATCTCCTGGGGCCCGCTCGCCGCCGCCGCGCTGATGGTGACGCTGCCGGTTTTGCTGCTGACGCTGGCGGCGCAGAAGCAGATCATCGCCGGGCTGACGGCGGGTGGCGTGAAGGGGGGGTAG
- a CDS encoding glycosyltransferase family 4 protein, whose product MPDTRPAILQVLPALNAGGVERGTLEIAAAQAEAGFRPLVASAGGRMVAELEALGATHVSLPLDRKSPLALWRNAAALRAVIREHGVRIVHARSRAPAWSALLAARREGVRFVTTYHGSYNENFPGKRAYNAVMARGDRVVAISHYIAELIRERHGTDPARIRIIPRGVDMRRFDPEAVSPARVEALRHAWNLPAGRPVLLLSGRISRWKGQGVLLQALARLPAPRPFAILAGDAGRGRYAAELRQQVVSLGLRDDVALPGHCEDLPAAFLLADLALHCSTDAEAFGRTIVEAQAMRCPVIASDLGAPRETVEEGRTGWRVPPGDAAALAAAIARALALPAAERVAIGEQARAAVQRNYTTRAMQDATLAVYRELL is encoded by the coding sequence ATGCCCGACACCCGCCCCGCCATCCTGCAAGTGCTGCCCGCGCTCAACGCCGGCGGCGTGGAGCGCGGCACGCTGGAGATTGCCGCCGCCCAGGCCGAGGCCGGCTTCCGCCCGCTGGTCGCTTCCGCCGGTGGCCGCATGGTGGCGGAGCTGGAGGCACTGGGTGCCACGCATGTTTCCCTGCCGCTGGATCGCAAGTCACCGCTGGCCCTGTGGCGCAACGCGGCCGCGCTGCGCGCGGTGATCCGCGAGCATGGCGTGCGCATCGTCCACGCCCGCAGCCGCGCGCCCGCCTGGTCGGCGCTGCTGGCGGCGCGGCGCGAGGGCGTGCGCTTCGTCACCACCTATCACGGCAGCTACAACGAGAACTTCCCTGGCAAGCGCGCCTACAACGCCGTGATGGCGCGCGGCGACCGCGTGGTCGCCATCAGCCACTACATCGCGGAGCTGATCCGCGAGCGCCACGGCACCGACCCCGCCCGCATTCGCATCATCCCGCGCGGCGTGGACATGCGGCGCTTCGATCCGGAGGCGGTGTCGCCCGCGCGTGTCGAGGCGCTGCGCCATGCCTGGAACCTGCCCGCCGGCCGCCCCGTCTTGCTGCTGTCCGGCCGCATCAGCCGGTGGAAGGGGCAGGGGGTGCTGTTGCAGGCACTGGCCCGCCTGCCGGCCCCGCGCCCCTTCGCCATCCTGGCCGGGGACGCGGGCCGTGGCCGCTATGCCGCCGAGCTGCGCCAGCAGGTCGTATCGCTCGGCCTGCGGGATGACGTCGCGCTGCCCGGCCATTGCGAGGATTTGCCCGCCGCCTTTCTGCTCGCCGACCTCGCGCTGCACTGCTCCACCGATGCCGAGGCCTTCGGCCGCACCATCGTGGAAGCGCAGGCCATGCGCTGCCCGGTGATCGCCTCCGACCTCGGCGCGCCGCGCGAAACGGTGGAGGAAGGCCGCACCGGCTGGCGCGTCCCGCCCGGGGATGCCGCCGCGCTGGCCGCCGCCATCGCCCGCGCGCTGGCGCTGCCGGCGGCGGAGCGCGTGGCCATCGGTGAGCAGGCGCGCGCCGCGGTGCAGCGCAACTACACCACCCGCGCCATGCAGGACGCCACGCTGGCCGTGTACCGGGAGCTGCTGTGA
- a CDS encoding glycosyltransferase family 9 protein gives MTARRILVIKLAALGDVVQAFGPFAAIRAHHPEAEITLLTTPPFAPLLARAPWFDRIWPDGRPGWRGLPALALKLRRGRFDRVYDLQTSGRSSRYRWLTGAVPWSGVQSHHAANPARNSLHTVERQREQLAIAGITEFPPPALDWLDDPLEGFALPQRFVLLVPGASPGRPGKRWPAARFAELARRLEVPPVVLGGPAEAPLAAEILQARPDGLDLTGKTTLAQIGALGRRADAAVGNDTGPTHMLAAAGCPTLAVFGSDSDPALCAPRGPRAAWLRRDSIAAIPAEAVEAELRALLARTA, from the coding sequence GTGACCGCCCGCCGCATCCTGGTGATCAAGCTGGCCGCGCTGGGCGACGTGGTGCAGGCCTTCGGCCCCTTCGCCGCCATCCGGGCGCATCACCCGGAGGCGGAGATCACGCTGCTGACCACGCCGCCCTTCGCGCCGCTGCTGGCCCGCGCGCCATGGTTCGACCGCATCTGGCCGGACGGCCGCCCCGGCTGGCGCGGCCTGCCGGCCCTGGCCCTGAAGCTGCGGCGCGGTCGCTTCGACCGGGTCTATGACCTGCAGACCTCCGGCCGTTCCTCCCGCTACCGCTGGCTGACGGGCGCGGTGCCCTGGTCGGGCGTGCAGAGCCACCACGCCGCCAACCCCGCGCGCAACAGCCTGCACACGGTGGAGCGGCAGCGGGAGCAGCTGGCCATCGCCGGCATCACCGAGTTTCCGCCCCCCGCGCTGGACTGGCTGGACGACCCGCTGGAGGGCTTCGCGCTGCCGCAGCGCTTTGTGCTGCTGGTGCCGGGTGCGTCGCCCGGCCGGCCCGGCAAGCGCTGGCCCGCCGCGCGGTTCGCCGAGCTGGCGCGGCGGCTGGAGGTGCCCCCGGTGGTGCTGGGCGGCCCCGCCGAGGCCCCCCTTGCCGCCGAGATCCTCCAGGCCCGGCCGGACGGACTGGATCTCACCGGCAAGACCACCCTGGCGCAGATCGGCGCCCTGGGGCGGCGCGCGGACGCCGCCGTGGGCAACGACACCGGCCCCACCCACATGCTGGCCGCCGCCGGCTGCCCGACGCTGGCGGTGTTCGGCTCGGACAGCGACCCGGCCTTGTGCGCGCCGCGTGGCCCCCGCGCGGCCTGGCTGCGGCGGGACAGCATCGCGGCCATCCCGGCGGAAGCGGTGGAGGCGGAGCTGCGCGCACTGCTGGCCCGGACCGCCTAA
- the lpxK gene encoding tetraacyldisaccharide 4'-kinase, giving the protein MRAPDFWSGDGGGIAPLLLSPLAALYGAATARRVARPGLQLPIPVICCGNATAGGAGKTTVSLDIGQRLAHRGVAAHFLTRGYGGSLKGPVRVDIERHDSKAVGDEALLLAGTRPTWVAGDRAAGGQAAMANGAQALIMDDGLQNPGLNKDLSLLVVDGNYGFGNGRIIPAGPLREPVQAAASRTRAAVLIGEDESGALAQLPPGLPVLRARLVPGPEAELLAGQPVFAFCGIANPRKFFNSLQEVGAVVAGRMPYADHYPFDSGDLRELLAEADRLRATPITTAKDFVRIPPAFRSRVKVLTIRLKWDDPLAIEALLDPLAQRVPVPA; this is encoded by the coding sequence ATGCGTGCCCCCGACTTCTGGAGCGGGGACGGCGGGGGAATCGCGCCCCTGCTCCTGTCCCCCCTGGCCGCCCTCTACGGCGCCGCCACCGCGCGGCGCGTGGCACGCCCTGGTCTGCAACTGCCCATTCCCGTGATCTGCTGCGGCAACGCCACCGCCGGCGGCGCGGGCAAGACCACCGTTTCGCTGGATATCGGCCAGCGCCTGGCGCATCGCGGCGTGGCCGCGCATTTCCTGACGCGCGGCTATGGCGGCAGCCTGAAGGGCCCCGTGCGGGTGGACATCGAGCGCCACGACAGCAAGGCCGTGGGCGACGAGGCGCTGCTGCTGGCCGGCACCCGCCCCACCTGGGTGGCGGGCGACCGCGCCGCCGGCGGCCAGGCCGCCATGGCCAACGGGGCGCAGGCCCTGATCATGGATGACGGGTTGCAGAACCCGGGCCTGAACAAGGACCTGTCCCTGCTGGTGGTGGACGGCAACTACGGCTTCGGCAACGGCCGCATCATCCCCGCCGGGCCGCTGCGCGAGCCGGTGCAGGCCGCCGCCAGCCGCACCCGCGCCGCCGTGCTGATCGGCGAGGACGAGAGCGGCGCCCTGGCGCAGCTGCCGCCCGGGCTGCCCGTGCTGCGCGCCCGGCTGGTGCCGGGGCCGGAAGCGGAGCTGCTGGCCGGGCAACCGGTCTTCGCCTTTTGCGGCATCGCCAATCCGCGGAAGTTCTTCAACTCTTTGCAGGAGGTCGGCGCCGTGGTGGCCGGGCGCATGCCCTATGCCGACCATTACCCCTTCGACTCCGGCGACCTGCGCGAACTGCTGGCGGAGGCCGACCGCCTGCGCGCCACGCCCATCACCACCGCCAAGGATTTCGTGCGCATCCCGCCCGCCTTCCGCTCACGCGTGAAGGTGCTGACCATCCGGCTGAAGTGGGACGACCCGCTGGCGATCGAGGCCCTGCTGGACCCGCTGGCGCAGCGGGTGCCGGTTCCGGCGTGA
- a CDS encoding 3-deoxy-D-manno-octulosonic acid transferase has protein sequence MTVSLWAARLAGVAAAPLLPWLLRRRAARGKEDAARLRERQGFGAARPPGPLLWLHAASVGETLSLLPLMAALVARRPELHLLVTTGTVSSADMLRRRLPAALVPHVSHRFAPMDVPGWVARFLDGWRPDAVAIAESEIWPNRIAALAARGIPAAMVNARISPGSARVWSRWAPGLARRLLRCFALVVAQSEDDAARLRGLGAREAVCWGNLKAAAEPLPVDDAELARLRGLIGGRPAWLAASTHPGEDEVVLDAHRLLASRLPGLLTVIAPRHPQRGPAVAALAAPLPTARRAAGEDPGPDTAVYVADTLGELGLLFRLCGVALVGASLVPKGGHNPLEPARLGCPVLLGPHTEHFREVADDLLAAGGARRVADAATLAETVADVLTNPQRGSGMARAAATVADNAAHLPDHLAEALLGLLPPVPGTPPVA, from the coding sequence ATGACGGTGTCGCTGTGGGCGGCGCGGCTGGCGGGCGTGGCGGCGGCCCCCCTGCTGCCATGGCTGCTCCGCCGCCGCGCCGCGCGCGGCAAGGAGGATGCCGCCCGGCTGCGCGAACGGCAGGGCTTCGGCGCCGCCCGTCCGCCGGGCCCGCTGCTGTGGCTGCACGCCGCCAGCGTCGGCGAAACGCTGTCGTTGTTGCCGCTGATGGCGGCGCTGGTGGCGCGGCGGCCGGAGCTGCATCTGCTGGTGACCACCGGCACCGTGTCCTCGGCCGACATGCTGCGGCGCCGGCTGCCCGCCGCGCTGGTGCCGCACGTGTCGCACCGCTTCGCGCCCATGGACGTGCCTGGCTGGGTGGCGCGCTTTCTGGACGGCTGGCGCCCCGACGCCGTGGCCATCGCGGAAAGCGAGATCTGGCCCAACCGCATCGCGGCGCTGGCCGCCCGCGGCATTCCCGCCGCCATGGTCAATGCCCGCATCTCGCCCGGCTCGGCCCGTGTCTGGTCGCGCTGGGCGCCGGGGCTGGCGCGGCGGCTGCTGCGCTGCTTCGCGCTGGTGGTCGCCCAAAGCGAGGACGATGCCGCGCGGCTGCGCGGGCTGGGGGCCCGGGAGGCGGTGTGCTGGGGCAATCTGAAGGCCGCCGCGGAGCCGCTGCCGGTGGACGATGCGGAGCTGGCGCGGCTGCGGGGGCTGATCGGCGGCCGCCCGGCCTGGCTCGCCGCCTCCACCCACCCGGGCGAGGACGAGGTGGTGCTGGATGCGCACCGCCTTCTGGCGTCGCGCCTGCCGGGCCTGCTCACCGTGATCGCCCCGCGTCACCCGCAGCGTGGCCCGGCGGTGGCCGCCCTGGCCGCGCCCCTGCCCACCGCCCGCCGCGCCGCCGGCGAGGATCCCGGCCCCGACACGGCCGTCTACGTGGCGGACACGCTGGGCGAGCTGGGGCTGCTGTTCCGGCTGTGCGGCGTGGCACTGGTGGGTGCGTCGCTGGTGCCCAAGGGTGGGCACAATCCCCTGGAGCCCGCGCGCCTCGGCTGCCCCGTGCTGCTGGGCCCGCACACCGAGCATTTCCGCGAGGTGGCGGACGACCTGCTGGCCGCCGGCGGCGCCCGCCGGGTGGCCGATGCGGCAACGCTGGCCGAAACGGTCGCCGACGTGCTAACGAATCCCCAACGCGGCTCCGGCATGGCCCGCGCGGCGGCCACCGTCGCCGACAATGCCGCCCATCTGCCAGACCATCTGGCAGAGGCGCTGCTGGGCTTGTTGCCCCCCGTCCCCGGCACTCCGCCGGTGGCTTAG
- a CDS encoding lysophospholipid acyltransferase family protein: MFRSLIRHPTTQSFLAGLIGRYLGFCYRTTRWTLVGEANILPHARRGEPLIVAFWHERLPMMPMLWTVVHAQYPETAHWVPHVLVSQHRDGRFIGDIVSRFRLVMIHGSTSRGGAAAMRAMLKVLREGSPVAITPDGPRGPRRVSNEGAAQIAGLSRIAVLPTAASTRRHKLLPSWDRMMLPLPFTRGVLVCGEPVRVDAKDSHAGAEIITTALNEACRLADSWIAGTDAGVTSRRV, from the coding sequence ATGTTCCGTTCCCTGATCCGCCACCCCACCACCCAGTCCTTTCTGGCGGGGCTGATCGGCCGCTACCTCGGCTTCTGCTATCGCACCACGCGATGGACGCTGGTGGGCGAGGCCAACATCCTGCCGCATGCCCGGCGCGGCGAGCCGCTGATCGTCGCCTTCTGGCACGAACGGCTGCCGATGATGCCGATGCTCTGGACAGTGGTGCACGCCCAGTATCCGGAAACGGCGCACTGGGTGCCGCATGTGCTGGTGTCGCAGCACCGCGACGGGCGCTTCATCGGCGACATCGTGTCGCGCTTCCGGCTGGTAATGATCCACGGCTCCACCTCGCGCGGCGGGGCGGCCGCCATGCGGGCGATGCTGAAGGTGCTGCGCGAAGGCAGCCCCGTGGCCATCACGCCGGACGGGCCGCGCGGCCCGCGCCGCGTGTCCAACGAGGGCGCGGCCCAGATCGCCGGCCTGTCGCGCATCGCGGTGCTGCCGACGGCGGCCTCCACGCGCCGCCACAAGCTGCTGCCGAGCTGGGACCGCATGATGCTGCCCCTGCCCTTCACCCGCGGCGTGCTGGTCTGCGGCGAGCCGGTGCGGGTGGACGCCAAGGACTCCCATGCGGGGGCCGAGATCATCACCACCGCGCTGAACGAAGCCTGCCGCCTGGCCGATTCCTGGATCGCCGGCACCGATGCCGGGGTGACGAGCCGCCGCGTATGA
- a CDS encoding AbrB family transcriptional regulator — MPPDRRRLLSYPICYLLAGAGGALFFWLQTPLPWLLGALVFAAGGRLSGLPVAASRTARNGGLLVVGCALGLFFTPGASEHIARHALLVLATALLTLLLGVALSPLLGRLARLDKASALFGSIPGGVAEMSLIGEGYGARPTAVAIAQLLRVVGVVIMVPTSFALFGIHGTGGGAVTAAMRDFVPLGFAALLAAGALLGWGMARIGVRNSWLLGGLLFSAGITAMGYEVTGVPLALTAGAQVLLGAQLGVQFERAALLGSGRLLVGSILHVVLLTAICTALGLGLGHAFGLDPASMVLATAPGGMSEMSITAKTLLLDVPVVVAFHLVRIFLTAVLVQPGSVLLRRIGWL, encoded by the coding sequence ATGCCGCCTGACCGCCGCCGGCTGCTGTCCTACCCCATCTGTTACCTGCTGGCCGGCGCGGGAGGGGCCTTGTTCTTCTGGCTGCAAACGCCGCTGCCCTGGCTGCTGGGGGCGCTGGTCTTCGCTGCCGGCGGGCGGCTGTCCGGCCTGCCGGTGGCGGCCAGCCGCACTGCCCGCAACGGCGGCCTGCTGGTGGTGGGCTGCGCGCTGGGATTGTTCTTCACGCCCGGCGCCAGCGAGCACATCGCCCGCCACGCGCTGCTGGTGCTGGCCACCGCGCTGCTGACCCTGCTGCTCGGCGTCGCGCTGTCGCCCTTGCTGGGGCGGCTGGCGCGCCTGGACAAGGCCAGCGCCCTGTTCGGCTCGATTCCCGGCGGCGTCGCGGAGATGAGCCTGATCGGCGAGGGCTATGGCGCCCGCCCCACCGCCGTCGCCATCGCGCAGCTGCTGCGGGTGGTGGGCGTGGTGATCATGGTGCCGACCAGCTTCGCGCTGTTCGGCATCCATGGCACGGGCGGCGGCGCTGTCACGGCGGCGATGCGGGACTTCGTGCCGCTGGGCTTCGCCGCGCTGCTGGCGGCGGGCGCGCTGCTGGGCTGGGGCATGGCGCGCATCGGGGTGCGCAATTCCTGGCTGCTGGGCGGGCTGCTGTTCAGCGCCGGCATCACCGCCATGGGATACGAGGTCACCGGCGTGCCGCTGGCGCTGACCGCCGGCGCGCAGGTGCTGCTGGGCGCGCAGCTCGGCGTGCAGTTCGAGCGCGCGGCGCTGCTCGGCAGCGGCCGGCTGCTGGTGGGCTCCATCCTGCACGTGGTGCTGCTGACCGCCATCTGCACGGCGCTGGGCCTCGGCCTCGGCCATGCCTTCGGGCTGGACCCGGCGAGCATGGTGCTGGCCACCGCGCCCGGCGGCATGTCTGAGATGTCGATCACCGCCAAGACGCTGCTGCTGGACGTGCCGGTGGTGGTGGCCTTCCACCTGGTGCGGATCTTCCTGACGGCGGTGCTGGTGCAGCCGGGCAGCGTGCTGCTGCGGCGGATCGGCTGGCTTTAG
- a CDS encoding carbohydrate ABC transporter permease — protein MRRRSTPAAAIIRYTLLTLGAVAMLLPFLDMAIGALRTPAELLSRPLVYWPRDPSWHNFARVFSELPMLRWLFNSAVVTLCITAIQLVTSTMAGFALAKYRFRGKALLIRLVLAAQILPFFLLVVPIFLVIRFWPLAGGNDVLGQGGTGFLDSYLALILPFAVSWYGIFLMRQFMLAVPDELLDAARIDGASELRILLRIVVPLVTPALVTLGMFIFIYQWNEIIWTMTVTRASPDLQTVPVGIYLLRGAFDDVAQQGLQQAAIVVSTAPVLLLFLVLQRFYLRGAVSSGLTG, from the coding sequence ATGCGCCGCAGGTCCACGCCCGCCGCCGCGATCATCCGCTACACGCTCCTCACCCTCGGCGCCGTGGCGATGCTGTTGCCGTTTCTCGACATGGCCATCGGCGCGCTGCGCACGCCGGCCGAGTTGCTGTCGCGGCCGCTGGTGTATTGGCCGCGCGATCCGTCCTGGCACAACTTCGCCCGCGTATTTTCCGAGTTGCCGATGCTGCGCTGGCTGTTCAATTCGGCCGTCGTCACGCTGTGCATCACCGCCATCCAGCTTGTCACCAGCACCATGGCGGGGTTCGCGCTGGCCAAGTACCGGTTTCGCGGCAAGGCTCTTCTGATCCGGCTGGTGCTGGCGGCGCAGATCCTGCCGTTCTTTCTGCTGGTGGTGCCGATCTTCCTGGTCATCCGCTTCTGGCCGCTGGCCGGCGGCAACGACGTGCTGGGCCAGGGCGGCACCGGCTTTCTCGACAGCTACCTGGCGCTGATCCTGCCCTTCGCGGTGTCGTGGTACGGCATCTTCCTGATGCGGCAGTTCATGCTGGCGGTGCCAGATGAATTGCTGGATGCCGCGCGGATCGACGGCGCTTCCGAACTTCGCATCCTGCTGCGCATCGTCGTGCCGCTGGTGACGCCGGCGCTGGTGACGCTGGGAATGTTCATCTTCATCTACCAGTGGAACGAGATCATCTGGACCATGACGGTGACGCGCGCCTCACCCGACTTGCAGACGGTCCCGGTCGGCATCTACCTGCTGCGCGGCGCATTCGACGACGTGGCGCAGCAGGGGCTGCAACAGGCGGCGATCGTGGTGTCCACCGCGCCGGTGCTGCTGCTGTTCCTGGTGCTGCAGCGCTTCTACCTGCGCGGGGCGGTGTCGTCGGGGCTGACGGGCTGA